One Glycine soja cultivar W05 chromosome 2, ASM419377v2, whole genome shotgun sequence genomic region harbors:
- the LOC114391828 gene encoding fatty acyl-CoA reductase 2-like, whose product MGVLSIGYSFSSSLLTKLIFGVPQNNERCPSRRKACVVYCQGGGNVIKSSSGLSSVLTERSALVGTDHAAAVLMDAGSLVLSQNGKSQAEILVKDLVPYDGPTTLIGVEDGIGIVKFLGGKKFFITGATGFLAKVFIEKILRTEPDVGKMYLLIKAKNKQAAMERLQNEIINTELFRCLQEIHGKSYQAFMLSKLVPVVGNICEHNLGLDEGISDVIAEEVDVIVNSAANTTFDERYDTAININTIGPCRLMNIAKKCKKLKLFLHVSTAYVNGQRQGRIMERPFSIGECIAREKYISEVSPKYLPTLDIEGEINLVSNYKGDIEDNLLAQKMKEIGLERARRYGWQDTYVFTKAMGEMMIDKLRGDIPVVVMRPSVIESTFSEPFPGWMEGNRMMDPIVLCYGKGQLTGFLVDPNGVLDVVPADMVVNATLAAMARHGVSQKPDINVYQIASSVVNPLVFQDLARLLYEHYSSSPCIDSKGRPIQVPLMKLFSSTEEFSGHLWRDAIQKRGLTAVASSKGKMSQKLENMCRKSVEQAKYLANIYEPYTFYGGRFDNSNTQRLMESMSEKEKREFGFDVKSIDWNDYITNVHIPGLRRHVMKGRGMGSL is encoded by the exons ATGGGGGTCTTGTCCATAGGTTATTCTTTTTCCTCAAGTTTACTCACCAAACTCATATTTGGAGTGCCACAAAACAATGAGCGGTGCCCTTCAAGGAGGAAGGCATGTGTTGTGTATTGCCAAGGGGGTGGGAATGTAATTAAGTCCTCCTCAGGCTTGTCTTCTGTGTTGACAGAAAGATCAGCATTGGTTGGCACAGATCATGCAGCTGCAGTTCTAATGGATGCAGGAAGCTTGGTCTTGTCACAAAATGGGAAAAGCCAGGCAGAGATTTTGGTGAAGGATTTGGTGCCTTATGATGGACCAACAACATTGATAGGGGTGGAAGATGGAATAGGCATTGTCAAGTTTCTTGGAGGGAAAAAGTTTTTCATTACTGGGGCAACTGGGTTTCTAGCCAAAG TTTTTATTGAGAAGATTCTAAGGACAGAGCCAGATGTGGGGAAAATGTACCTTTTGATCAAGGCAAAGAATAAGCAAGCTGCAATGGAGAGATTGCAAAACGAA ATCATAAACACAGAACTTTTCAGATGCCTTCAAGAAATCCATGGAAAATCATACCAAGCCTTTATGTTGAGCAAGCTAGTTCCTGTTGTAGGCAATATTTGTGAACATAATCTTGGACTAGATGAGGGTATATCTGATGTTATAGCAGAGGAGGTAGATGTCATTGTAAATTCTGCAGCTAATACCACATTTGATGAAAG ATATGACACTGCTATCAACATAAACACCATAGGGCCATGCCGCCTTATGAACATTGCCAAAAAGTGCAAGAAGCTCAAGCTCTTTCTGCATGTTTCAACAG CATATGTCAATGGACAAAGGCAAGGTAGGATCATGGAGAGACCATTTAGCATTGGAGAGTGCATagcaagagaaaaatatatatctgaAGTTTCCCCAAAATACCTTCCCACATTGGACATTGAAGGAGAAATAAATCTGGTTTCAAATTACAAAGGGGACATTGAAGACAACTTACTAGCTCAGAAAATGAAGGAGATTGGTCTAGAGAG GGCCAGAAGATATGGGTGGCAGGATACATATGTGTTCACAAAGGCTATGGGAGAAATGATGATTGACAAATTGAGAGGGGATATTCCAGTTGTTGTAATGCGACCAAGTGTTATTGAGAGCACTTTCAGTGAACCATTTCCTGGATGGATGGAAGGAAATAG GATGATGGATCCAATAGTTCTCTGCTATGGGAAAGGGCAGCTAACAGGTTTTCTGGTAGATCCAAATGGAGTACTAGATGTG GTCCCAGCTGACATGGTTGTTAATGCAACCTTAGCTGCAATGGCAAGGCATGGAGTGAGCCAAAAGCCAGATATCAATGTGTACCAAATTGCTTCATCTGTGGTGAACCCTCTAGTTTTCCAAGACCTGGCAAGGCTTCTCTATGAACATTACAGCTCCTCACCATGCATTGACTCAAAGGGTAGGCCAATTCAAGTTCCACTGATGAAGTTGTTTAGCTCCACAGAAGAATTCTCTGGCCACCTGTGGAGAGATGCTATTCAGAAAAGAGGCCTCACAGCTGTGGCCTCCTCAAAGGGGAAGATGtctcaaaaacttgaaaacatgTGCAGAAAATCAGTGGAGCAAGCAAAGTACTTGGCCAACATTTATGAACCATACACATTTTATGGTGGAAG GTTTGATAATAGTAACACACAAAGATTAATGGAAAGCAtgtctgaaaaagaaaaaagggagtTTGGCTTTGATGTAAAGAGCATTGATTGGAATGACTACATCACCAATGTCCATATACCTGGCCTAAGGAGACATGTCATGAAGGGACGAGGAATGGGGAGTCTGTGA
- the LOC114391819 gene encoding uncharacterized protein LOC114391819: MMGRLAPLSEEPINEENEGYNNSNSKKCLQSWRNWNWIKTHFSLAFNKKSNLKILLSVLGCPLFPVPVHPILPLNEVSSSAQYIIQHFRAATGCRKLEGTVKNVFTTGKVTMDVVDELGSTSGGINLEKGCFVMWQMVPDKWQIELVLGGQKVVAGSNGAIAWRHTPWLGVHAAKGGVRPLRRALQGLDPLAVSAVFCAAQYMGEKEISGMDCFVLKLSADQKDLVERSDNTAEMIKHAIFGYFSQRSGLLVYLEDSYLTRIQAPGSHPTYWETTMSTKIEDYRIVDGVMIAHAGSSTALITRFGDNLKAGPSITRLEESWTIDDVAFNVPGLSLDCFIPPQELQRDCSSDDELDWRSFTLA, from the exons ATGATGGGTAGACTTGCACCATTATCAGAAGAACCCATCAATGAAGAAAACGAAGGCTACAACAATAGTAACTCAAAGAAATGCCTTCAGTCATGGAGGAACTGGAATTGGATCAAGACTCATTTTTCCCTTGCCTTCAACAAAAAGTCCAACCTCAAGATCCTCCTTAGTGTCTTGGGTTGCCCTTTATTTCCTGTGCCTGTCCACCCCATTCTACCCCTCAATGAG GTGTCATCTTCGGCACAGTATATCATACAACACTTCAGGGCTGCAACAGGGTGTAGGAAGTTGGAGGGGACAGTGAAGAATGTGTTCACAACAGGGAAAGTGACAATGGATGTGGTGGATGAGCTTGGATCCACAAGTGGTGGCATTAATTTGGAGAAAGGGTGCTTTGTTATGTGGCAAATGGTTCCTGATAAGTGGCAGATAGAGCTGGTTTTGGGTGGCCAAAAGGTTGTGGCTGGTAGCAATGGTGCCATTGCTTGGCGCCACACGCCTTGGCTTGGCGTGCATGCTGCCAAAGGTGGTGTCCGGCCTCTTCGCCGTGCTCTTCAG GGACTAGACCCTTTGGCAGTGTCTGCTGTATTCTGTGCAGCACAATACATGGGGGAGAAAGAAATCTCAGGCATGGATTGCTTTGTGCTGAAACTCTCAGCTGATCAGAAAGACCTTGTTGAGCGCAGCGACAACACGGCCGAGATGATCAAGCATGCCATATTTGGTTACTTCAGCCAGAGAAGTGGCCTTTTGGTGTACCTAGAGGACTCTTACCTGACCAGGATTCAGGCACCAGGGTCTCACCCCACATACTGGGAAACCACAATGTCAACCAAGATTGAGGACTATAGAATTGTGGATGGTGTGATGATTGCACATGCTGGCTCATCGACCGCGTTGATCACCAGGTTTGGGGACAACCTGAAGGCTGGACCATCCATCACAAGGTTGGAAGAGTCATGGACCATTGATGATGTTGCATTCAATGTGCCAGGGTTGTCCTTGGACTGCTTCATACCTCCTCAGGAACTACAGAGAGATTGTTCTTCAGATGATGAGCTAGATTGGAGATCATTCACCCTTGCATAG